One region of Rhizoctonia solani chromosome 9, complete sequence genomic DNA includes:
- a CDS encoding Zinc finger, C3HC4 type (RING finger) protein, whose translation MADTGNVSLEEIKASAARLDTDDEETEDHCIICLQSVEDRTVLINCAHDRMCFECIRKWTEQSRRCPLCNTPIGSHLIHRIRSEYDYQKFYLEPLRTSPPPQNILTEARNSYRARTRRPSSAAREIEQDNLERAIEKRRWVYRHGLFAKHIASNSHTRFRPNPTPAQISNSQELQSRCQMFVRRELRVWPNLDVEFLTSFILSLAKSIDIRTEPAVKLISEFFDINGRPSPAGGTVAEHFVHEFYSYLRSPFRDLPAYDAIAQYDTPDNIEPPPTTISRPDTSQRQTEPGPSGSRRPDARERYGYDPEDDPLEASPRDAQDDSELDMDERWIEVPPGRRGGRARREDIWDDEPRSRSRSKARDRRDEQFEREDGRDRGSGRERSSRRGRDSSRRGEGEARGRGSRRDRSRDEGGYRRSPTLGRDRSSSSSPSSMRDRGWYASGGRQSKRQPSTSRSPSIRDRKGKRRADDYRQRDTSRDGDSGRRGHKDKSRTGYDGRKGGIGERGATQWETGTSYTKDRNNDEPHNRNQGQKGKYNDARAGIDNDEHKGKNDTRKRWDGDDERGSAVRYRDDDGDGGKAHSARFPESLRHRGDGSSDDSARNNDQQPPYSSLHRFSPEDYDEYSARRRSHPYEERKSQSEYDYDLDSSVHNRPMSHEPAPRPSKRTRSPSPKSNKEETGRDQKRVAVDGHHEHDSHRSPSTNTRSHKTHGSYRSGSIPRDTQTRSRSRSTSRPAHHHNVQEPKASGVERSGTALESVHPSFGHIPPVVDQPLSTQPGDNRETTRTDTTKVERHRAPRLTPLASIRAHLQGRSRSSDQDTMNEGVGIKASPSQSTTPVESSATNDSTLLPSAVERSSLALNTLNTNSIHVRPDSSEEPNGSSVSYSILGAAAAARSQVQPPLITTSSDSTQRVRPNSTVGRNRLVLARLEALRSATDSSSHLSENALSGEALPEKTSASPTLPDSLGNQSATNTQHDDGQLSTSPIRQLGADPADVNAPAARFQVERRLKLQARLAARKREINAVVGPKDASPL comes from the exons ATGGCAGACACCGGCAATGTGTCCCTCGAAGAAATCAAAGCGTCCGCTGCTCGGCTTGATACAGATGATGAAGAGACAGAAGATCATTGCATTATCTGTCTCCAGAGTGTGGAGGATCGAACAGTGCTGATCAACTGCGCACATGATCGCATGTGTTTTGAATGTATTAGAAAATGGACTG AACAGTCACGACGATGTCCTCTGTGCAACACACCAATTGGATCCCATCTCATTCACCGCATCCGATCCGAATACGACTACCAAAAGTTTTATCTCGAACCACTGAGGACATCTCCTCCACCCCAAAATATTCTCACAGAGGCTAGGAATAGCTATCGTGCGAGGACGAGACGAC CCTCATCCGCAGCTCGCGAAATCGAACAAGACAACCTCGAGCGCGCAATCGAAAAACGTCGATGGGTGTACAGACATGGCTTGTTCGCCAAG CACATTGCCTCCAATTCCCACACCCGCTTTCGTCCCAATCCAACTCCGGCCCAGATCTCCAACTCTCAGGAACTCCAGAGCCGCTGTCAGATGTTTGTCAGGCGCGAACTGAGGGTCTGGCCGAATCTCGATGTCGAG TTCCTGACCTCGTTCATCCTCTCCCTCGCCAAATCAATCGACATTCGCACTGAACCAGCTGTCAAACTCATATCTGAATTCTTCGACATTAACGGGCGGCCGTCTCCTGCAGGGGGGACTGTTGCTGAACATTTCGTGCATG AGTTTTACTCGTATCTTCGCTCTCCATTCCGAGACTTGCCAGCATACGACGCAATAGCTCAA TATGACACCCCAGACAACATCGAGCCACCCCCAACAACCATTTCTCGCCCCGACACTAGCCAGCGCCAAACCGAACCTGGACCATCTGGCTCAAGGAGACCTGACGCTCGCGAGAGGTATGGTTATGATCCTGAAGACGACCCGCTCGAGGCCTCGCCGAGGGACGCACAAGACGATAGCGAGCTGGACATGGACGAGCGGTGGATCGAGGTTCCGCCTGGTCGGAGGGGCGGTAGGGCTAGGAGAGAGGATATCTGGGATGACGAGCcgaggagcaggagtaggAGCAAGGCAAGGGATAGGAGAGACGAACAGTTCGAGAGGGAAGATGGTAGAGATAGAGGGTCAGGGAGGGAAAGGAGTTCTCGAAGGGGTCGGGACTCGTCAAGGCGCGGTGAAGGGGAAGCTAGAGGTCGCGGGTCAAGGAGGGACAGAAGCAGGGACGAAGGAGGGTACAGGCGGTCGCCCACGCTAGGAAGGGATCGGTCATCGTCGTCAAGTCCATCGTCAATGCGAGACAGAGGCTGGTATGCAAGCGGTGGCCGACAGTCCAAGAGGCAGCCATCAACATCAAGGTCTCCGTCTATACGAGACCGAAAAGGCAAGCGACGGGCAGACGACTATAGACAAAGGGATACAAGTCGAGATGGCGATTCTGGCAGGAGGGGCCACAAGGACAAGAGCCGGACTGGGTACGATGGCAGGAAAGGTGGAATCGGGGAACGTGGCGCAACTCAATGGGAAACAGGGACTAGCTACACCAAGGATCGGAACAATGACGAACCGCACAATCGCAATCAAGGGCAAAAGGGGAAATACAATGATGCGCGAGCGGGGATTGACAATGACGAACACAAGGGGAAGAACGATACCCGCAAACGGTGGGATGGGGATGACGAGAGAGGCTCAGCTGTTCGATATCGAGATGATGATGGCGATGGAGGAAAAGCTCACTCTGCACGCTTTCCGGAGTCTTTACGCCATAGAGGAGATGGTAGCTCCGACGACTCGGCTCGCAATAATGACCAACAACCCCCCTACTCTTCTCTTCACCGATTCTCCCCGGAAGATTATGACGAATATTCAGCTAGACGACGTTCCCACCCCTATGAAGAGCGAAAATCTCAGTCCGAGTACGATTATGACCTAGACTCTTCCGTTCATAACCGACCGATGTCACACGAACCCGCTCCCAGACCCTCGAAGCGCACCCGAAGCCCCTCACCGAAAAGCAATAAGGAGGAAACGGGCCGAGACCAAAAGCGAGTCGCGGTGGATGGACATCATGAGCATGATTCGCATCGCTCGCCTTCAACTAATACCCGGTCCCACAAAACTCATGGGAGCTATCGGTCTGGGTCCATACCCAGAGATACGCAAACACGTTCCCGCAGTCGCTCAACCAGTCGGCCCGCCCATCACCACAACGTGCAGGAGCCCAAAGCATCCGGAGTGGAGCGTTCTGGCACTGCCTTGGAGTCTGTCCATCCCTCGTTTGGTCACATACCTCCCGTGGTCGATCAGCCTCTGTCAACACAGCCCGGTGACAATCGAGAGACCACAAGGACAGATACGACAAAGGTCGAGAGACATCGCGCGCCGCGTTTAACACCTCTTGCATCTATTCGCGCGCATTTGCAAGGGCGATCTCGGTCTTCGGACCAAGACACGATGAACGAAGGTGTTGGGATCAAAGCTAGCCCTAGTCAGTCGACAACTCCAGTTGAATCGAGTGCGACAAATGATTCCACCTTGTTGCCGAGCGCAGTCGAACGATCATCCCTGGCGCTAAACACTCTGAATACAAACTCAATTCACGTCAGGCCAGATTCGTCAGAGGAACCAAATGGGTCGAGTGTTTCATACTCCATTCTTGGAGCTGCAGCTGCTGCACGTTCTCAAGTCCAGCCTCCGCTTATCACAACCAGTTCTGACTCGACACAACGTGTGCGCCCTAATTCCACAGTGGGGCGCAATCGCCTGGTGCTCGCACGCCTTGAGGCCTTACGTTCAGCGACAGACTCAAGCTCCCATCTGTCTGAGAATGCTTTGTCTGGCGAGGCTCTGCCGGAGAAGACCTCCGCATCACCGACTCTGCCCGACTCGCTTGGGAACCAGAGCGCCACAAATACGCAACATGACGACGGCCAGTTGTCCACTAGCCCGATTAGGCAACTGGGCGCTGATCCGGCGGATGTCAACGCGCCGGCGGCACGGTTTCAAGTTGAACGTAGGCTAAAGCTACAGGCTAGGCTCGCTGCTCGTAAACGCGAGATTAATGCTGTGGTGGGTCCCAAGGATGCGTCCCCACTCTGA
- a CDS encoding homeobox domain protein, with amino-acid sequence MSNRPSQSPLPSPPSLPSSASHQLGPSFSTTSPSMIHVGRPTHIASPAFSALTSHYIPRSSRFIDSDKYSTSSTTQQTTTRTSIRHATPPESMRASDNARGVKRGRSEELEDEGDERHGSVSGSETSEHAEQPIMPAPKKRTRTLMTPDQLTALHRLLSQTRFPTTEQREQCGREIGLSARRVQVWFQNQRQKSKAQQQASSGAGGSRQPLTPQTSGPYRVFNYNSAYYDPPHPRPYTSPHPYTYGESRHPAVDTSPLLRRTQRLSSHRRGSSSLSYNALHGESSYEYPSGAYPPPQYAPPEPEYTRSPASYYDRSFHSPSHVRSPVPASSVSREDTTLPPIWPDNERSREESSGPILSPTTSTHPAPARRPSLLPTGLPPPQPLEPTPIWNHPHTNPRYMRPLPSTTGLPSLLHGLGGERARSDPPLSATLVSDIRPRSDRGLGLELFGTTPARSLEAGENAPTSPERTHSAPTALDSHRPLLAESSPKSGEQARSEPEPAPPQTSRGLSHSRRSSEDASRD; translated from the exons ATGTCGAATCGCCCCTCCCAATCCCCACTACCGTCACCACCCAGCTTGCCATCATCAGCCTCTCATCAACTTGGACCCTCTTTCTCGACTACTAGTCCCTCCATGATACACGTTGGGCGTCCCACTCATATTGCCTCCCCCGCTTTCAGCGCTCTAACTTCACACTATATACCACGGTCATCTCGGTTTATTGACTCTGATAAATATTCGACTTCATCTACTACACAACAAACGACTACTAGAACCAGCATCCGACACGCCACGCCACCGGAATCAATGCGAGCCTCAGATAATGCACGAGGAGTGAAGCGGGGCAGGAGCGAGGAACTGGAGGATGAGGGAGACGAGAGACACGGATCTGTTAGCGGCTCTGAGACCAGCGAACACGCCGAGCAGCCCATAATGCCCGCTCCCAAAAAGCGAACGCGGACATTGATGACTCCCGACCAACTCACCGCGCTCCACCGATTGCTCTCGCAA ACGCGTTTTCCGACGACGGAGCAGAGGGAACAATGTGGGCGAGAGATTGGACTCAGTGCACGGAGAGTTCAG GTTTGGTTTCAG AATCAGCGACAAAAGTCCAAGGCACAGCAACAAGCGAGTAGCGGTGCTGGAGGGTCCCGCCAGCCATTGACCCCTCAAACTTCTGGCCCATACCGTGTCTTCAACTATAATTCAGCATACTACGACCCACCACACCCTCGACCCTATACCTCTCCTCACCCATACACGTATGGAGAGTCTAGGCACCCCGCAGTTGACACATCGCCGTTACTACGAAGGACCCAACGATTGAGCTCCCATCGTCGAGGGTCCTCCAGCCTATCGTACAATGCTCTTCACGGGGAAAGTAGCTATGAGTATCCGAGCGGAGCCTATCCGCCACCACAGTATGCCCCACCCGAGCCAGAATATACCCGCTCACCAGCTTCATATTACGACCGAAGCTTTCATAGTCCATCTCACGTACGCTCCCCCGTGCCTGCTAGCTCCGTCTCTAGGGAGGATACGACTCTGCCTCCGATTTGGCCGGACAACGAGAGGTCGCGTGAGGAATCAAGCGGGCCTATACTTAGTCCGACTACATCGACCCACCCCGCCCCCGCTCGTCGCCCATCTCTCTTACCAACTGGGTTGCCGCCACCGCAACCGTTGGAACCCACGCCTATTTGGAATCACCCTCACACGAACCCTCGTTACATGCGTCCGCTTCCAAGCACCACTGGGCTCCCGTCGCTCCTTCACGGGCTGGGCGGGGAAAGGGCGAGGTCCGATCCACCTTTGAGTGCTACATTGGTATCCGACATTCGCCCACGCTCTGACCGCGGTCTAGGGCTCGAGCTGTTTGGAACCACCCCTGCTAGGAGCCTAGAAGCTGGCGAGAATGCACCGACTAGCCCCGAACGGACGCATTCTGCCCCAACGGCCCTCGATTCCCATCGTCCGCTGCTCGCCGAATCTTCACCCAAGTCGGGTGAACAAGCCAGGTCCGAGCCCGAGCCTGCCCCTCCGCAAACATCTCGTGGTCTTTCACATAGCCGGCGTTCATCCGAAGACGCGAGTCGAGACTGA
- a CDS encoding Prolyl oligopeptidase family has translation MSPTAAPFGGWSSPLTTDVITEKTISIPEVIVDAATGSIYHVEDRPHEGGRRVLVHSETSKDVFGANWNARTGVHEYGGSAAAVYKDTALFADWNSKRVYICKRTNNGWEEPHPVTPDNANHRFGELQIHPTLPHLVVAILEDHTKPKPADVVNTLVLINTKSETVTTITEGADFYAFARFSPDGKKIAWVQWWHPDMPWEGSELYIADLTLTDESLSIAGTPKHIAGARVTESITQPSWTCPTKLVFISDKTGFYNHYVHDTSNNTTRHGLGQPLEQDFADPAWSLGGSNYAVLKEDTIIAPGRIDDQNGFLIIDLYGQRYSFCSSPYVSTSQFRPIPTGSGAGASTVFVGTGDAEPAALVRMSLLLGKPRYEVVKQTTNALDLPALQGFAFSKSQLKTFEVEVAGGAKQPLHVIFYPPANKDYSGGQADEKPPCVVNVHGGPTSSVPPGLKWLTQYWTSRGWAWVDVNYGGSSGYGRAYRERLQGKWGIVDVDDCVSTVGELGKANLVDPKRVAIRGGSAGGYTTLAALVKNSKAFGAGTSSYGISDLKVLAGETHKFESQYLFKLLGGTYEERPDVYKDRSPIFHANNISSPLLLLQGDVDAVVPPNQAELMKSEIEKHGGKVKYKLFQGEGHGWRKAETIKEALELELGWYGEVFRIEVKP, from the exons ATGTCTCCAACCGCTGCGCCATTCGGAGGCTGGAGTTCGCCTCTGACGACGGATGTTATCACCGAGAAG ACTATTAGTATTCCTGAAGTGATTGTGGATGCAGCTACTGGGTCCATATATCATGTAGAAGATCGGCCCCATGAAGGTGGCCGCCGTGTTCTAGTTCATTCCGAAACATCAAAGGACGTGTTTGGTGCAAATTGGAATGCCCGAACAGGAGTGCACGAATATGGGGGTTCTGCCGCGGCCGTGTACAAGGATACTGCCCTATTTGCCGATTGGAACTCGAAACGCGTATACATTTGCAAGAGGACCAACAATGGATGGGAAGAACCTCATCCGGTAACCCCAG ACAATGCAAATCACCGTTTTGGAGAGTTGCAAATTCATCCCACGCTTCCCCATCTCGTCGTTGCCATTCTCGAGGATCATACTAAGCCCAAGCCAGCCGATGTTGTCAATACGCTGGTTTTGATTAATACGAAGTCGGAAACGGTTACCACGATTACCGAAGGCGCTGATTTCTACGCTTTTGCTCGGTTTAGTCCCGACGGAAAGAAGATTGCTTGGGTACAATG GTGGCATCCTGACATGCCTTGGGAAGGATCCGAGTTATACATTGCCGACCTGACCCTTACCGATGAATCGCTTTCCATCGCTGGGACTCCGAAGCATATCGCTGGTGCCCGAGTTACAGAGTCAATAACCCAACCGTCGTGGACATGCCCTACCAAGCTCGTATTCATCTCAGACAAGACAGGGTTTTACAACCATTATGTTCACGACACAAGTAACAATACCACACGCCACGGACTGGGTCAACCTCTTGAACAGGATTTTGCCGATCCAGCGTGGTCGCTTGGCGGCTCAAACTATGCTGTATTGAAAGAGGATACAATCATTGCACCGGGACGGATTGATGACCAAAACGGTTTCTTAATTATCGACTTGTATGGTCAGAGATACTCTTTTTGCAGCAGCCCATACGTTTCCACCTCCCAGTTCCGGCCTATACCTACGGGCTCGGGTGCCGGGGCTTCGACGGTTTTCGTGGGCACGGGAGATGCCGAACCTGCGGCACTCGTCCGGATGTCACTTTTATTGGGCAAGCCACGCTACGAGGTAGTGAAGCAAACTACCAATGCGCTCGATCTTCCCGCACTGCAAGGATTTGCATTCTCCAAGAGCCAGCTCAAGACATTCGAAGTTGAGGTCGCGGGCGGTGCGAAGCAGCCATTGCACGTGATATTTTATCCACCAGCAAACAAGGACTACTCTGGAGGGCAAGCTGATGAGAAACCGCCATGCGTCGTAAATGTTCATGGTGGCCCGACATCGAGTGTCCCTCCGGGATTAAAATGGTTGACCCAATACTGGACGAGCCGAGGTTGGGCTTG GGTTGACGTCAACTATGGGGGATCTTCAGGATACGGTCGTGCCTATCG CGAGCGGCTCCAAGGGAAATGGGGTATTGTCGATGTTGATGATTGCGTTTCGACCGTCGGAGAGCTCGGAAAGGCTAATCTTGTTGATCCTAAACGGGTGGCTATTCGTGGCGGCTCTGCAG GTGGCTACACTACTCTAGCAGCGCTAGTGAAAAATTCAAAAGCCTTTGGTGCAGGAACTTC ATCGTACGGAATCTCGGATTTGAAGGTCCTCGCGGGCGAAACTCACAAGTTTGAGAGCCAATATCTTTTCAAGCTACTCGGCGGAACATACGAAGAGCGCCCAGATGTGTATAAGGACCGctctcctattttccatgcGAATAATATTTCCTCGCCCTTACTT CTCTTGCAAGGTGATGTCGATGCTGTGGTACCGCCCAATCAAGCGGAGCTTATGAAAAGCGAAATAGAGAAGCATGGTGGTAAAGTAAAGTATAAGTTATTCCAGGGCGAGGGCCATGGATGGCGTAAAGCAGAAACTATCAAGGAAGCGTTGGAGCTCGAGCTTGGGTGGTACGGTGAGGTGTTCAGGATTGAGGTGAAGCCGTGA
- a CDS encoding ricin-type beta-trefoil lectin domain protein, with translation MSSLRNGVYCIRSHVTQSQSSGPLFVGIDTRPRREQRSGHIKEGTPIILVPKHKMARVEVQKIEGDNYRLSFLSHEASGMNLGCDKNNLQKNNKVFVTKKEVEWALDKGNHEKSFHVQVRESGMYMTVPEDAKENTQLVLEQLQGEEGQEWEFIRIDREE, from the exons ATGTCTTCCCTTCGAAACGGCGTCTACTGTATCAGGTCCCATGTCACCCAGTCTCAGTCGTCTGGCCCGCTCTTTGTTGGCATCGACACAAGGCCCCGCCGCGAACAGAGGAGCGGACATATCAAGGAGGGCACTCCAATTATCCTCGTTCCGAAACATAAGATG GCAAGGGTAGAAGTACAAAAAATTGAAGGTGACAACTACCGGTTGTCCTTTTTGTCTCATGAGGCGTCGGGGATGAACCTTGGATGTGATAAAAATAACCTGCAG AAAAACAACAAAGTGTTCGTGACAAAGAAGGAGGTGGAGTGGGCGCTTGATAAGGGCAATCACGAGAAGAGCTTCCA TGTTCAAGTCCGTGAATCCGGAATGTATATGACGGTTCCAGAAGATGCCAAGGAAAATACTCAA CTCGTACTCGAACAGCTTCAAGGCGAGGAGGGCCAGGAATGGGAATTTATCAGGATCGATAGGGAGGAATAG